One Tissierellales bacterium genomic window, TCATACTTATCAGAACAATTAAACTTACTACAATAACGATAGATGGTCCAGTAGGCATATTTTGAATAGATGAACTAATTAATGTACCAATTATACCGCTGATGGCGCCAAATAAAGCAGCGAGTATAGTCATAACTGATAATTTGTCAGTCCACTGCCTTGCTGCAGCTCCAGGAGCGACAAGCATTGCACTCATTAAAATTACACCTACAGTTTGTAGACCTATAATTATCGCAGTTACTATTAGAGCAGAGAGCAATAAATTAAGTTTTTTAACTGAAAACCCTATACTTTCTGCAAAAATTGGGTCAAATGTTGAAATTTTGAGTTCTTTCCAGAATAGTAAAACCAGTACAATAACAACTATTCCTGTAATAAATATAGTATTTAAATCTCTTCTAAGAAGAGTCGAGGCTTGACCAAATATAAACTTATCCAATCCTGCTTGATTTGCATTTGGCATCTTTTGAATTAGAGTAAGAAGAACTAGACCAAATCCAAAAAATACAGATAAAACAAGAGCTAATGCAGAATCAAATTTTATTCTAGAATATCGATCAATCAAATGGACTAAAAGGGTTGCAAGAAGCCCAGTAATTAGAGCACCTATGAGCAAAAATTCAGTGTGCTTAGATTGAGTTAGTATAAATACGGCAGCTATGCCAGGTAGAGCTGCATGAGACACAGCATCTCCAAGTAAACTTTGTTTTTTTAATACTGCAAAGCTACCAACTATTCCACTTATAGCACCTAGCAAAGCTGAGCCTAGAGCAACTAATTGTAAGGTGTAATCTGATAAAAAAACAAGTATATTGTCCATAAAAATCACCTAACCTTTCAGAACAGCACCAGTGCTACGATATGCTTTTTTTAAGTTTTCATCAGTAAAAACTTCCGAGACTGGACCACTTGCTATTATTTGAGTATTTAAAAGAGTAACCCAATCAAAATACTCTGGAACAGTTTGTAAGTCATGATGAACTACAACTACAGTTTTACCTTTTGAGCGCATTTCCTTGAGCAAATCAATTATGGCTCTTTCTGTTTTTGCATCTACTCCTTGGAAAGGCTCATCCATGAAATAGAGATCAGCATCTTGAACCAATGCTCTTGCCAAAAAGACTCTTTGTTGCTGACCACCAGACAATTGACTGATTTGTCTAGATGCAAAATTTTCTATGCCTACTTTTTTGAGAGCATCTAGTGCGAGTTTTTTGTCGCTAGACTTAGGTCTTTTAAACCAACCTATATGACCATAGCGACCCATCAAAACTACATCAAGAACTGTTGTAGGAAAGTCCCAATCGACACTACCTCTTTGAGGCACATATCCAATGTGCTTTCTTTGAGACGAATAAGGGAGGCCATTGAAGAGAACGCTCCCTGAAATTGGCTTTATTAAATCAAGCATTGCTTTTATAAGCGTAGATTTGCCAGCACCATTAGGACCAACTATAGCCATTAGAACGCCCTGAGGGACACTCAAATCTATGTCCCATAGAACTGGTTTTATTTGATAAGCAACAGTCATATCTTCAACTTCTATTACATTGTTTCTTTCTGTCATAAAAACCTCCTATTTTAATGCATCAACTATTGTATCTATGTTTGATGTCACAGTTCCGATATAAGTTCCAGCTTCAGTATCAGGTGATCCAAGTGAGTCGGAGAACAATTCACCACCAATTTTTACTTCAAAGCCTCGAGATGCAACAGCTTCTTGTAAAGCTTCTATATTTTTCTTTGGAACTGATGATTCTACAAATACGGCTTTAATTTTGTTTTCTACTATAAAATCAGCCAAGTCTCTTACATCTCCAGTGCCAGCTTCAGATGCAGTTGATATTCCTTGAAGCCCCATAACTTCAAAACCATATGCTTTTCCAAAATATCCGAATGCGTCATGAGCAGTTATCAAAACGCGCTGACCTTCAGACAATTCTTCTGACCTGTTCTTAACATACAAATCAAGTTCATCCAATTTTGCCATATAATCTTCATAGCGTTTTTCGAATGCATCTTTTTTAGATTCGTCTAATTTTATCAAGCCATCCTTGACTACAGTTGCAGCATTTTTCCAGAGATTAACATCAAACCAAACATGTGGATCGTGCAAATCCGAATCATCAAGAGTTATTAAAGAATCTTCAGGTAATCCATTTGCTATTTCGACAATTAATTTCCCGCTAGATTCTAGATTTTCAAATATTTCGCCCATTTTGCCTTCTAAATGAAGCCCATTGTAGAAGATTAAATTCGCTTCTTGCATTTTTGTAACATCACCGGCACTTGCCTTGTAGAGATGAGGATCGATACCAGGGCC contains:
- a CDS encoding zinc ABC transporter substrate-binding protein — encoded protein: MNKLSKKVLSILLISIFFLITLSACQGATSKESTNEKPNVITTTTMLADLASVIGGDDVNVEGLMGPGIDPHLYKASAGDVTKMQEANLIFYNGLHLEGKMGEIFENLESSGKLIVEIANGLPEDSLITLDDSDLHDPHVWFDVNLWKNAATVVKDGLIKLDESKKDAFEKRYEDYMAKLDELDLYVKNRSEELSEGQRVLITAHDAFGYFGKAYGFEVMGLQGISTASEAGTGDVRDLADFIVENKIKAVFVESSVPKKNIEALQEAVASRGFEVKIGGELFSDSLGSPDTEAGTYIGTVTSNIDTIVDALK
- a CDS encoding metal ABC transporter ATP-binding protein is translated as MTERNNVIEVEDMTVAYQIKPVLWDIDLSVPQGVLMAIVGPNGAGKSTLIKAMLDLIKPISGSVLFNGLPYSSQRKHIGYVPQRGSVDWDFPTTVLDVVLMGRYGHIGWFKRPKSSDKKLALDALKKVGIENFASRQISQLSGGQQQRVFLARALVQDADLYFMDEPFQGVDAKTERAIIDLLKEMRSKGKTVVVVHHDLQTVPEYFDWVTLLNTQIIASGPVSEVFTDENLKKAYRSTGAVLKG
- a CDS encoding metal ABC transporter permease yields the protein MDNILVFLSDYTLQLVALGSALLGAISGIVGSFAVLKKQSLLGDAVSHAALPGIAAVFILTQSKHTEFLLIGALITGLLATLLVHLIDRYSRIKFDSALALVLSVFFGFGLVLLTLIQKMPNANQAGLDKFIFGQASTLLRRDLNTIFITGIVVIVLVLLFWKELKISTFDPIFAESIGFSVKKLNLLLSALIVTAIIIGLQTVGVILMSAMLVAPGAAARQWTDKLSVMTILAALFGAISGIIGTLISSSIQNMPTGPSIVIVVSLIVLISMSFAPNRGLVWQQIREIKNRKDIKEDKVLLNLYYLAMNHDNPRHAHSLSTIKPIQTKAGKKTEHLVACLRTLESRGLVEEAYFATWAITPKGMDYIKSHTVLKEGVQ